In the genome of Rhodoplanes sp. Z2-YC6860, one region contains:
- a CDS encoding MFS transporter — protein MAISTLLNSRLSLPLRNANYGIYAAGNAVSLVGTWMQRISIGWLTWELTHSGFWLGIMAFADFVPVLLIGPIAGAVADRRDRLRLIKRNQVLSLLQATTLCVITATGHMNIGVLVLLTALQGMLVAYNQPARLALVPSLVAETDLASAVAINSVIFNLARFVGPMLAGLIMVTAGIAASFAANALSYIVFLAALTRVHVEFDRAKSDRRKSLQADLREGIRYTTAHPAIASVLVLLIAIGIGGRPLNELLPGFAAQVFHSGAGGLSILASATGAGAIVGGLWLGHRVHGTVLASVALRCSLGGALAAIAVCFSETMWFAVPAVAAFGFCVSSAGIAIQTIVQLSSDKDMRGRVMGLYGVIFRGAPAIGALAAGTASSFFGLRWPIAAGAAIVIAAWFWARCHRHQIETALPQLDFGPATKANVTVR, from the coding sequence ATGGCAATCTCCACGCTCTTGAACAGCCGGCTGTCGCTTCCGTTACGGAATGCGAACTACGGCATTTATGCTGCCGGCAACGCGGTGTCACTGGTTGGCACCTGGATGCAGCGCATCTCGATCGGCTGGTTGACCTGGGAGCTTACGCATTCCGGGTTCTGGCTCGGCATCATGGCGTTTGCGGATTTCGTTCCGGTGCTGCTGATCGGACCGATCGCAGGCGCCGTCGCCGACCGGCGCGATCGGCTTCGGCTCATCAAGCGAAACCAGGTCCTGTCGCTGCTGCAGGCCACGACGCTGTGCGTGATCACGGCGACCGGGCATATGAACATCGGTGTGCTCGTGCTGCTCACTGCGCTTCAAGGAATGCTCGTCGCCTACAATCAGCCGGCGCGTCTGGCGCTTGTCCCTTCGCTCGTCGCGGAGACCGATCTGGCATCCGCGGTCGCGATCAATTCGGTGATCTTCAATCTGGCGCGCTTCGTCGGTCCGATGCTGGCCGGTCTGATCATGGTGACGGCCGGAATAGCCGCGTCATTCGCGGCCAACGCGCTCAGCTACATCGTGTTCCTGGCCGCATTGACGCGCGTGCATGTCGAATTCGATAGAGCCAAGTCCGACCGGCGCAAAAGTCTTCAGGCCGATCTCCGCGAAGGCATTCGCTACACGACGGCACACCCGGCCATTGCCTCCGTGCTGGTGCTGCTGATCGCCATCGGCATCGGCGGCCGGCCGCTGAACGAACTGCTGCCGGGATTTGCGGCACAGGTTTTTCACTCCGGCGCAGGCGGGCTGTCGATCCTGGCCTCGGCCACCGGGGCCGGCGCGATCGTCGGCGGATTGTGGCTCGGCCATCGCGTTCACGGCACAGTCCTTGCGTCCGTCGCGCTCCGTTGCTCGCTCGGCGGCGCCCTTGCGGCCATCGCGGTATGCTTCAGCGAAACGATGTGGTTTGCCGTGCCGGCCGTTGCGGCTTTCGGCTTTTGCGTGTCGAGTGCGGGCATCGCGATCCAGACCATCGTGCAATTGTCCTCCGACAAGGATATGCGCGGACGCGTCATGGGGCTCTACGGCGTTATCTTCCGCGGCGCGCCCGCGATCGGCGCATTGGCGGCGGGCACTGCGAGCTCATTCTTCGGGTTGCGCTGGCCGATTGCCGCGGGGGCCGCGATCGTCATCGCGGCTTGGTTCTGGGCCCGTTGCCATCGCCATCAGATCGAGACGGCACTGCCGCAGCTGGATTTTGGACCGGCAACAAAAGCGAACGTGACCGTCCGCTGA
- a CDS encoding Bug family tripartite tricarboxylate transporter substrate binding protein — MNVHRRQFLQRAAAAASLFAVPHVAFAQSYPTKPVHLIVGFPAGGPADIGARVTAEWLSQRLGQQVIVENRPGAATNIATEAMIRAPADGYTLLFSMVSNAINATLYDKMNFNFIRDTAPVGTLMRTPGVMLVNPAMPATIPDFIAYAKANPGKINMSSAGPGTVPHIYGELFKIMTGTDMVMVHYRGAGPAMPDLISGRIQVMFDSVPSAIQQVRSGKLRPLGVTTATRLDVMPDVPAINEFVPGYVASNWYGIVAPKDTPAEIVARLNKEINAILADPAVRARIADLGASPFAGSAADFAKFIAEDTERWGKVIREANIKPE; from the coding sequence ATGAACGTTCACCGTCGCCAATTTCTGCAACGGGCCGCGGCCGCGGCATCTTTATTTGCGGTTCCGCACGTTGCATTCGCGCAAAGCTACCCAACAAAGCCGGTGCATCTGATCGTTGGCTTCCCGGCCGGCGGTCCGGCCGACATCGGAGCGCGCGTGACCGCCGAATGGCTGTCGCAGCGCCTCGGCCAGCAGGTCATCGTCGAGAACCGGCCGGGGGCCGCGACCAACATCGCGACCGAAGCGATGATCCGCGCTCCAGCCGACGGCTACACGCTGCTGTTCTCGATGGTCTCGAACGCCATCAACGCGACGCTCTACGACAAGATGAATTTCAACTTCATCCGCGACACCGCGCCTGTCGGAACCTTGATGCGAACGCCGGGGGTGATGCTGGTGAACCCGGCGATGCCGGCGACCATCCCGGACTTCATCGCTTACGCCAAGGCCAACCCCGGCAAGATCAACATGTCGTCGGCGGGCCCGGGCACGGTGCCGCACATCTATGGCGAGCTGTTCAAGATCATGACCGGCACCGACATGGTCATGGTGCATTATCGCGGCGCAGGGCCTGCGATGCCGGACCTGATCAGCGGACGGATCCAGGTCATGTTCGACTCGGTGCCGTCGGCGATCCAGCAGGTCAGGTCCGGGAAGCTGCGGCCGCTCGGCGTGACCACCGCGACCCGGCTCGACGTGATGCCTGACGTTCCGGCCATCAATGAATTCGTGCCGGGCTATGTGGCCAGCAACTGGTACGGCATCGTGGCGCCGAAGGACACGCCGGCCGAGATCGTCGCGCGGCTCAACAAGGAGATCAACGCCATTCTGGCCGATCCGGCGGTGCGGGCGCGAATCGCCGATCTCGGTGCCTCGCCGTTTGCAGGCTCTGCCGCAGACTTTGCCAAGTTCATCGCCGAAGACACCGAGCGGTGGGGCAAGGTCATTCGCGAGGCGAACATCAAGCCGGAGTGA